Genomic window (Raphanus sativus cultivar WK10039 unplaced genomic scaffold, ASM80110v3 Scaffold2655, whole genome shotgun sequence):
aaaagttaaaacacaGCATCATAGAGATAAGTTTAATAGATATGGTATTGTCATTCCCATGTAGCAGAGATCATGGAATTGGCAACACCAGATTGCTCCAAGGTCAAGTTAGACTCATACTCTAACGTCTTTGATTCACCTGGAATCGCCTGTGTTAGCTTCAGTGGCTTCTTCCTCTCTGACTCCTCAAGCTGAGAATAGCAGAACGACCAGAGCAGCTACAATGGAGACAGCAACAAGATCTCAGAAAATCTCAGACAAAATCAAAAGAGCACAAGTGTCAATGTTTGTTAGGAGGATTTGCAGACCTGAACTGAGTCGGTTTTAAGGAAGTTCCTCTGGACTCTCTGTCCGTTTGGTAGACGTATCCCGACTCTGCACTGAACGCTGCGGTCGCCTCCCTTTGGTTCTTCCGGCAGAGGTGGGAATGTTGGCAGCACCGTTGTTGTTGTAACAGCTTCAACCGCTACCACTTCTTCAGGCGTTATTGCTGATTTATTATCATCTGAAGACTCTTTCATGTCGTTGTCTTCCAAAGAAGCAGCCAATGCTCGTTGCAGttctgcttcttcatcatcatctttcgtTACAACCTCTAAAAGGAACAAAGTCGGATTTCAAAAGATCAAATCAGAGTATTGAAGTTCCtggaaaagtttttttttataaaaaaactattataataaCCTTTGGGTTTGGAATGAGGAGCCAATGAGAAGCTGCCTCTTGGTCGTTTCTTTGAGAGAGAAGCAAAGTGTTCACGAGGACCACCGTCCATGAAGGGCACTAAATCCTCTAGCAAATTCTCTGGTTCGACCATTCCAGACCACATTCTCATCTTTTGACCAGTTGTAGGATCAATTACAAGCACCACAGGAATGGACTCGAGCTTGTAGTATGTGCAAACCTTCTTTCCTTCCGTGGTATCATCATAGACCTACGTGTGCCGGAAAAAGGCAGGACTTTAACCAATTCtgtaaaaaaagatattttcggTTTAAAGCAAGTGGAAGTTCTATACTGTACCTGCCAGAAGATGAAGTTGGCCTTGATAGTCTGAGAAACAGCTTCATTTGCCCATGTATCTCGATTTAGCTTTCAGAAAGACACACAAAACTGAATGTGAGTGGTTGAGTTTGCTCTTTAACTTATccacaaaaaaaatgaaattataaaaagagTAACCATGTGAGAGCTGAACTCCGTGGTAGATTGGAGGTTAACGAGAAGCCATTTATCCTGAGAGCTAGACGTAGCTTTTGCCTGaaccacaaaaataaaataaaaagagaggcATAAAAATAGAGGTGTAGAGAGTAAAGAAAGCAGACAAAGCAAGAAACTTTGTAAGAGAACCTGTTCAAAGGAGCCGTGTAACATAAGATGAAAAGGAGGACGGTACAAGGAGGCCAAGCTATCCCGAGGAGCTGATGCTGCTGCCTCTGGCGCAGAAGCTGAGCCAGATGCAGAGGCAGAGGAAGCACCAACCTCATCTGGCTCCCAAATTCCAGGGCTTTTTGGCTCTTCGCTGAAGTTACGGAAAGCAATCAAAGAAGCTGGTTCACGCTGAGAGTTTCCCACCCTCGTTGCCCTAAATCACAAACATGCAAGTGAAAATTATTACAACTTAGATCAGCATACACGGATACATTGTTTTGTGTGCTTGAGAGTTTGGCTTCCCTGGATTAGCTGTTAAGTCTTTTAAGCAACAGAACTAACAGGAACACAACAACGCTTTTGACCAGACCCCTAGAAGCCTAACTAGAGCCATTGTGGGGGATATTCAGATCTGATTTGAGTTTACAGTATCAAACTAAATCTAGATAAGAAAAGTGAATCCGAAAAACTGCAAGTAAATGGAAACCAGCACAAAAAAATCAACTAGACCATCAAGAAACTAAAACCGACAG
Coding sequences:
- the LOC108815062 gene encoding plant UBX domain-containing protein 7 → MEGMLSPSDQQRLVSSFLEIAVGQTSETARQFLEATSWKLEEAVQLFYVGGEGGILPSGTNTQPTVDDPMAAQSWGAADTGNERMQNDVVDDEVRAPLPVVRETLYGDSMYYGATRVGNSQREPASLIAFRNFSEEPKSPGIWEPDEVGASSASASGSASAPEAAASAPRDSLASLYRPPFHLMLHGSFEQAKATSSSQDKWLLVNLQSTTEFSSHMLNRDTWANEAVSQTIKANFIFWQVYDDTTEGKKVCTYYKLESIPVVLVIDPTTGQKMRMWSGMVEPENLLEDLVPFMDGGPREHFASLSKKRPRGSFSLAPHSKPKEVVTKDDDEEAELQRALAASLEDNDMKESSDDNKSAITPEEVVAVEAVTTTTVLPTFPPLPEEPKGGDRSVQCRVGIRLPNGQRVQRNFLKTDSVQLLWSFCYSQLEESERKKPLKLTQAIPGESKTLEYESNLTLEQSGVANSMISATWE